In Candidatus Manganitrophus morganii, the genomic window CGGCGCGTTCCCCGAAGCGCCATGAGGATATCCTGCTCGCTGATAAAGCCGACCACCCGGTCATCCTCGCTGACCACCGGCATGCCGCTTTCATGGCTGTCGAGAAGTAGGCTCGATACATCAAAGGCCGAGCTTCCTTCCCTCGTGAAGAGGGTGTTTCCCTTTTTAATTTCTCCGACGGTTTGATACTTGGGTCTCATGAATACCTCCTGTCATCATCATCCAGACGAACCCCTCATGCGAACCCGCATCAGAGGAGAGACCCTCCCCCGCTCTCCGGATCGGCGGAAAAGCAGACCGGTCCGATTTCCTCGTCATATGTAAAAATGATATTCCTTTTGCCGTATGCAATGCAATCGCCTGCCTTGACCATATCGGCAAACCGGTCTATACTCCGACAGCAAAAGGGGAAATGCGTGAGCGATTCACTGATCCTCAAAGATATTAAAGAGTACTACTGGGACAAGCCGGTCCCGTTTCTCGTGGAGCAGCTTCCGCGGCTTCGGAAGGGACGGGCGCTCGACCTGGCGATGGGAGAGGGACGCAACGCCGTTTATCTGGCGGAGCAAGGATTCACCGTCGATGCCGTCGACATTTCCGAAAAAGCGGTCCGAAAAGGAACCGCGCTTGCCCGTTCGCGCGGCGTTTCGATCAACGGGATCGTCGCCGACCTCGATCATTATCAAATCCCCCCAAACCGCTACGATCTGATCTGCTGCTTTTTCTTCCTGGCCCGGCCCCTCTTTACCGCGATGAAGGAAGGCCTCCGACCCGGCGGCGCCATTGTTTATCAAAGCGTTACGATAGAGGAGTTAAAGATCAATCCGACCTTTCCGGGGGAGTGGTGTTTGAAGCAAAATGAACTTCTTCATGCTTTTAAAGCGCTGAGAACCCTCTACTATCATGAATCTCCTCTGCAAGGAACGACCAGCCACTCGGCGGTGGCCTCTCTCCTGGCGGTCCGGACCGATTCCTTCGAAAAGTAGGATGATACCGCTTTGCTTAAACCCGACCGGCCTCTGTTCTCCCTGTCAACCGTTTGCACTCTGATCGATAAAATGGTATCCTTTGGGAACTTTTTCGTCCCCCCCCAATAACAGGCGATGATCGCAATAAAAGCCGCACTCTGATGGGGGGTTAGGAGATCAAT contains:
- a CDS encoding CBS domain-containing protein, which translates into the protein MRPKYQTVGEIKKGNTLFTREGSSAFDVSSLLLDSHESGMPVVSEDDRVVGFISEQDILMALRGTRRLEEIAVREIMNPVVVVAEEDATLEEASQAMEDLHIHRLPVVRGERLIGTITRNDLIRAWLGMNVEV
- a CDS encoding class I SAM-dependent methyltransferase; this encodes MSDSLILKDIKEYYWDKPVPFLVEQLPRLRKGRALDLAMGEGRNAVYLAEQGFTVDAVDISEKAVRKGTALARSRGVSINGIVADLDHYQIPPNRYDLICCFFFLARPLFTAMKEGLRPGGAIVYQSVTIEELKINPTFPGEWCLKQNELLHAFKALRTLYYHESPLQGTTSHSAVASLLAVRTDSFEK